A window of the Microbulbifer aggregans genome harbors these coding sequences:
- a CDS encoding Re/Si-specific NAD(P)(+) transhydrogenase subunit alpha, producing the protein MIIAIPKETAAGEGRVAATPESVRRLQGLGFSVRVERGAGEAASFPDEAYVEAGAETCKDAAHCLKGAGVVLKVQSPNDEELALIPEGATLIAFLKPAQNEALLKKLADRKINALAVESIPRISRAQKMDALSSMANIAGYRAVIEAAHNFGRFFTGQITAAGKIPPAKVLVIGAGVAGLSAIGTAKSMGAIVRAFDTRAEVREQVESMGAEFLTVEIEEEGSGSGGYAKEMSKEFIEAEMALFREQAKDVDIVITTALIPGKPAPKLWLADMVDSMKEGSVVVDLAAEMGGNCDYTVADQKVAESGVTIIGYTNLPSRAATQSSTLYATNLTHLLTDLTPEKDGNIVINFDDEVIRGATVVRGDEITWPPPAPKISAQPKPAPKQTVEPEAKEEVPSKKKSALSIAAFWLIAGGLTLWLGRVAPPDFVAHFTVFVLAIFVGWQVIWNVTHALHTPLMSVTNAISGIVIVGALLQVGATGSALVTLLAFVAVLVASINIFGGFFVTYRMLKMFRR; encoded by the coding sequence GCTTTCCCGATGAGGCCTACGTGGAGGCTGGTGCAGAAACTTGTAAAGACGCTGCACATTGTCTGAAAGGCGCAGGGGTAGTGCTGAAAGTGCAGTCTCCAAACGATGAGGAGCTCGCTCTGATTCCTGAAGGCGCGACCCTGATTGCCTTTTTGAAGCCGGCGCAAAATGAAGCTTTGCTGAAAAAGCTGGCGGACAGGAAAATTAATGCACTTGCAGTGGAGTCTATTCCCCGAATTTCCCGTGCGCAAAAAATGGACGCGCTCAGTTCCATGGCGAATATTGCTGGCTACCGAGCAGTCATTGAGGCCGCGCATAATTTCGGGCGCTTTTTTACCGGACAGATTACGGCTGCCGGTAAAATTCCCCCTGCCAAGGTGCTCGTTATCGGTGCTGGTGTGGCCGGTCTTTCCGCCATCGGCACGGCCAAAAGCATGGGGGCCATCGTTCGAGCATTCGATACCCGGGCGGAGGTCCGTGAGCAGGTTGAATCGATGGGGGCCGAATTCCTGACGGTAGAGATCGAGGAAGAGGGCTCCGGTAGCGGCGGTTACGCCAAGGAAATGTCCAAGGAATTCATTGAGGCAGAAATGGCCCTGTTCCGTGAACAGGCCAAAGACGTGGACATTGTGATCACAACTGCCCTGATTCCTGGAAAGCCTGCGCCAAAGCTCTGGCTGGCCGATATGGTGGACAGCATGAAAGAGGGCTCCGTAGTCGTTGACCTGGCAGCGGAGATGGGCGGCAACTGCGATTACACCGTGGCCGATCAGAAGGTGGCAGAGAGCGGAGTGACCATTATCGGCTACACCAATCTGCCGAGTCGAGCAGCGACCCAATCCTCGACCCTCTATGCCACAAACCTGACGCATCTGCTGACTGACCTGACCCCGGAGAAAGACGGCAATATCGTCATCAATTTTGACGATGAAGTAATCCGTGGAGCGACGGTCGTGCGGGGTGATGAAATTACCTGGCCTCCGCCCGCACCGAAAATCTCTGCCCAGCCGAAACCGGCCCCCAAGCAAACAGTGGAACCGGAAGCCAAAGAGGAGGTGCCGTCGAAGAAAAAGTCAGCGCTCTCAATTGCGGCGTTCTGGCTGATTGCGGGTGGTCTGACGTTGTGGCTGGGGCGCGTGGCTCCGCCGGATTTCGTCGCACACTTTACGGTTTTCGTACTGGCAATATTTGTTGGCTGGCAGGTGATCTGGAATGTTACCCACGCCCTGCATACGCCACTGATGAGTGTCACCAATGCAATTTCCGGCATCGTGATTGTCGGCGCCCTGTTACAGGTTGGTGCAACGGGTTCCGCACTGGTGACACTATTGGCGTTTGTGGCGGTATTGGTCGCCAGTATCAATATTTTCGGTGGGTTCTTCGTGACCTACCGCATGTTAAAGATGTTCCGCCGGTAA